GAAATAATTTGAGGCAAACGACCACGGAAGTTTCCGGGCTCAAAGACCAGGCATCTCATACAAAAAATGAATTCTTAGAGATAATACATGTTCTTGGTGAATTTAAAAAACGCACCGGCATTGATGTTCACAAAGCAGTCCAGGACTCTTGTGACAAACTATCTAAAACCGCGGAAGAGTTCCAGAAGCTCCTATTACAGATATGGGAAGAGCACAAGCATGAAAGATACTTAAGGGATGAGATGGAGAAGCGCTTACAGAACGCATTAGAAGACAAGCAGGAGGCTGAAAATCAAATCAAACAAGCTTTCTCTGAAAAAATAAAGGCTGAACAACTGGCTCAATCGGCAATGGAAAGTAAACAGATTGCAGAAATGAACACGGAAAAAACTCTATCAGAAAAAAAAGCAGCGGAACATCAGGCCCGGCTGGCAATGGAAAGTAAACATGCCGCAGAGATTCAGGCAAGTCAATCTTTATTAGACAAGACTGAAGCAGAAAATAGGTTGAAAACAACAATACAGGAATATAACAAAATGAAAAACCAGCTTCGGAAAATCGGTGAACTTTCAGAGAAATCCCTGACCCCAAAGGGAATGGAAATAAAAGAAGAAGGATGAATAACAGCTCATTAAAAATAAAGACCTTAAAAAAATTGCTCGGAAC
Above is a genomic segment from Candidatus Brocadiaceae bacterium containing:
- a CDS encoding MotA/TolQ/ExbB proton channel family protein, which encodes MKRKLNNILIIVSASLTFAAALAWYNNLSIAMQWAPVNIQGVVYRGSIPWLDWCCVDFSTISTFIPFFGFLLITLGFVRTARPEKREPSETFPFFKMYISFTIALGLIGTVWGLIMIGYYDLDQVTIKELIYCLRTALYSTLIALVWVFIFAQPINTAMKSWHRIINGQKTVENEDFLQLVTELGSAISDAGNNLRQTTTEVSGLKDQASHTKNEFLEIIHVLGEFKKRTGIDVHKAVQDSCDKLSKTAEEFQKLLLQIWEEHKHERYLRDEMEKRLQNALEDKQEAENQIKQAFSEKIKAEQLAQSAMESKQIAEMNTEKTLSEKKAAEHQARLAMESKHAAEIQASQSLLDKTEAENRLKTTIQEYNKMKNQLRKIGELSEKSLTPKGMEIKEEG